The Gemmatimonadota bacterium genomic sequence CTCGACGACCTCCCGTACCTCGTGCGTATGGGCGACCAGCGCCACCGCCCGCAGCGTGCCGGCGCGGCGGGCGACGATTCCACCCGCCGCGTGGGCCTCGATGCCTAACGCGCGCGCGGTGGCAGCATCCAGGCGAGCCGCATGGCCGAACCCGAGGGCGCTGAGGAGGGGCGGCGCGCCGACCGGCCGGACCAGGCCGGCCAGGAGCGCGTGGGAAGCACGGGAGGTGAGCACCCTCCGAACGTGTCGGCGAGCCTCGCCCCGGCCGTCACCATGGCCGCGCAGACCACAACAATTTGTTGCATGCCCGGCCGCGCGTCAGGACGCGGGCGATTCCCCACGGCTGATGACTACGGCGGCGGCCATGTCACCGGTGACGTTCGCCGTGGTCCGAAACATGTCGGGGACCGTGTCCACGGCCAGCAAAACGCCCATCCCCTCAACGGGCACGCCGGCGGCCATCATCGCCGGCACCATGGCCACGATGGACCCGGCGGGGATCCCGGGGATGCTGAACGTCGTGAGCACCACGGTGAGGACGATGCTCGCGAGCTGCGACGGGCCCAGCTCAATGCCATAGAGGCGGGCGATGAACACGATCCCCGTCGTGATGCCTAACGCGCCGCCGATGCGAAAGGTCGACGCCGCCAGCGGCAGGAAAAACGCCGCCACATGCTCCGGCAGCGCCAGGCGGGTGCGGGCCATGTCCATCATCGCCGGCAGCGAGGCGAGCGAGGATCGCGCGCTGAACGCCACGGCTTGCGCCGGGAGGATCGCGCGGGCGAAGGTCGGCATCGAGATCCGCCCGGTGATGGCCGCGAGGGGATACAGCACGACCAGGCCAAACACCACACAGACGGCGGAGGTGACCACGATATATCCCAGCAGCGCGCCCGCGGCGGAGAGCCCCAGCCGGGCGGCCAGCGGCACGCTCAGGGCGAACACGCCGACTGGTGCGAGGGCGAGCACCCACCGGACCATTGTCAACGCACTGTCCGCCACCCCGGTAAAGAACCGCCGGAGCACGTCGCGCCCCTCGGCGGAGATCCGGCCAATCGCGAGGCCAAGGGCCACCGAGAAGATGATCAATGGGAGGAGCGCCCCGTCCGCCGCGGCCTTCACCGGGTTCGTCGGCACCAGGTCGATGACCCACTGGGAAAAACGTGTGAGCTTCTGGGCGCTTTCCCCCGCGGTGCCTGCCGACTGCGACGCACTGGCCCGCAACGCGTCCGCCGCCGCGGGGTCGATCGGCAGGAGGGCAAACAGCGGCGGGGCGACCAGCGCCGCGAAAACCGCTCCGGCCACGAGGAGGGTGACAAACAGGAGCAGCGCGCGGCCTCCCACGCGGCCAATCGTGCGCGGATCCGGGGCCGCCGTGACCCCCACGATGATGCTCCCGACGACCAGCGGGATCACGGTCATCCGGATGGCATTGATCCACAGCGTGCCCAGCGGCTCGATGACCGGCACGAGGCGGGTGATCGCCGGGATCTCCAGGACCGAGATCGCGATCCCCGTGGCCAGGCCAGCCACCAGTGCAATAAGGACTTTCGTCGTCAGGCTCACCGGGCGAAACTACCCCTTCGCCCGCCGTCTCGCGAGGCAATCCTCCTACCCCATCGACTGTGAAGAGCGCCGCCGACCTCATCTCCGACGCCAAGGCCCGCATCCGCCAGGTGACCGCATCCGACACCATGCGGCTGCGGGAGGCGACGCCGTCCCTGGTCGTGCTCGATTGTCGCGAGCCTAACGAATGGAACCTCGGCCGCATTCCCGGGGCGCTGTTCATCCCGCGCGGGATCCTCGAGACGAACATCGAGGCGGCGGTCCCCCGGGACCGTCCCCTCGTGATCTACTGCGCCTCCGGCAATCGATCGGCTTTTGCCGCCGACACGCTCCAACAGATGGGGTACACCAATGTCGCCTCGATGAGCGGGGGCTTCCGCGGATGGGTCGACGCGGGCGGCGACGTCGAAGACTGACGGCGAGTGGACCAGCTCATCGCACGACTTGAGCGTTCGCTCACCGGGCGGCCTCCCGCACGGGCTGCCACGGATGGGGCGCCGCCCCGGGCGGCGGTCTCGGTGACCTTTCGCTCCGACCGCGGTGAGGCGGAGTTCCTTCTGATTCGTCGCGCCGAGCGCGACGGGGATCCGTGGAGCGGGCAGGTCGCACTGCCCGGCGGGCGATGGCAGCACGACGACACGTCGCTGGAGCAGACAGCCCTGCGGGAGACCCACGAAGAAACGGGGCTCGACATCCGTATGAACGGACGC encodes the following:
- a CDS encoding dicarboxylate/amino acid:cation symporter, with the protein product MSLTTKVLIALVAGLATGIAISVLEIPAITRLVPVIEPLGTLWINAIRMTVIPLVVGSIIVGVTAAPDPRTIGRVGGRALLLFVTLLVAGAVFAALVAPPLFALLPIDPAAADALRASASQSAGTAGESAQKLTRFSQWVIDLVPTNPVKAAADGALLPLIIFSVALGLAIGRISAEGRDVLRRFFTGVADSALTMVRWVLALAPVGVFALSVPLAARLGLSAAGALLGYIVVTSAVCVVFGLVVLYPLAAITGRISMPTFARAILPAQAVAFSARSSLASLPAMMDMARTRLALPEHVAAFFLPLAASTFRIGGALGITTGIVFIARLYGIELGPSQLASIVLTVVLTTFSIPGIPAGSIVAMVPAMMAAGVPVEGMGVLLAVDTVPDMFRTTANVTGDMAAAVVISRGESPAS
- a CDS encoding sulfurtransferase, producing the protein MRLREATPSLVVLDCREPNEWNLGRIPGALFIPRGILETNIEAAVPRDRPLVIYCASGNRSAFAADTLQQMGYTNVASMSGGFRGWVDAGGDVED